Below is a genomic region from Streptomyces sp. RPA4-2.
GCGTCATCGTGGACAGGTCGCCGATGCCGGACGCGGTGAACTGCCGCTGCGGCGCCGCCAGTCCGGCCGTACGGGTCCTGGTGCGGGCCGTCAGCCGGTCCTTCGCCGTGGTGTCCAGGGTGAACGCGGTCGGGGTGAGCAGGCGTACATCCTGCTCCGCCGGCGCCAGCGCCTCCGTGTCCGCACTCGACGCGATGTGTTCGGCCTCGGGCGCGTCCCGGCCCGGGGCGCCGGGGGTGAGGGCGCGCCGGGCGGACCGCTCACGGGTGGTCATGGTGACATCGACGTCGAGGCGCAGCGCGCCGCCGAAGGAACTGGTGCTCTCGCCGCCGTTGGTCAGCACGTCGGTGCGCGTCGTCGGGCCCGCCTGGTTGCGCCGGGAGCTGTGCCGGATCCGTTCGCCACGCACCGAGGCGGACAGCACCCCGGGGACGAGCCGGAACTGGCCGAGCGCGAGGCCGCCGACCGAGCGCGAACTGGAGCGCCCGCTCTGGGAGTTGCTGGTGACGCCGGAGTGACTGCGCACCAGCCAGTCCTTGGTGTCTCCCAGATGTCCCGTCTCGCGGAGCGCCCCGACGACGCGGATCTGCACGTCGTGCGCGTGCCACCGGCTCTTGCGCCGCATCCGCACGCGGATCCCGGAGGAGAGCAACTGGTCCTTGTTGACCCGCAGGTTGGTCTCCGACAGTACGGTGACGAGCTCGCGGTAGTTGCGGCGCTGGACCTCGGCCTCCTCACGGCTCGCCTCCGCCGCCGGCCCCGGGCCGAACGAGGGCAGATAGCCCGCGAGGCGCGGATCGGCGGTGAAGAGCCGCTCGATGCCGGACAGCAGCGGCGCGGTGTCGAGTTGGCTGATCGTGACGCTCGATCCCATGGCCCCGAAGGGCAGATGGCGTTCGGTGTCCTGACCCGCGCGCGAGCTGCCGCCCCCCTCGGCCTCCGCCGTCTGCCCGGACACCGCGGTGTCCCCGGCCCTCTTCTTCCCGGCGTCCCCACCGGCGGGTACGGCGACCATCGGGCCCGCCGTGACACCGTCGGGCAGTGCGAGCCCGAGTGCCTGTGCCTCGTCGGCCCGGAGAGCGACCCACACGTCCATCGAGTGGTGAGCGGTCCGCGTTCCCGCGCGCACCCGCATCGCGGGCGAGAGCGGGCCGGTGCCCTCGACACGGAACCGCACCCGGCCGAAGTAGAGCACCTTGTCGCCCCGGACCTCGGCTCCCTGACGGCTCGACACCGTCTGTTCGGCCATCGTGAACCGCGCCTTGCGGACTCCGGCCGTGGGCATGACCGTGCCGCGCACCGCGGCGGCACCGCCCAGGACTCCGAACCCCGCCGCCGGGCCCGCGCCGAAGGTGCCCCCGCGCCCCTTGCCCGCCGAGTGGGACACCGAGTGCTGCGCCTGCTGGTGCGTGCGCAGCTGCGTCCCGCCGATCGGCCACGAGGGCGCCAGGCCGGTGAGGTCGGCGCGCATCCGGTAACTGCCCGTGGCGCTGCCGTCCTTGGCCACCAGGTCCTCGCCCATCACCCACCCGCCCAGCAGCGCGGCAGATCCTCCAGCACCGTCGTGGTGGAGGTGGCGTCGTGCAGCCGGGTCCGGCCGGGCGCACCCGGCGAGGTCAGGGAGGGATGCAGCACGGAGCGGACGGTGTCGAACAACCCGCCACCGCCCGGTTCCGGCGCCGCGGCATCGTCCAGCGCGACCGGGGCCAGGGAGTCCGCGAGCCGCACCCGGTTCGCCAACGGGGCGTCCAGGGGCCGCAGTCGGGCCGGCGCGGGTGTCTGGGCGGTCACGGGTACCAGGTGTTCGACGGGCACCCGCATCATCAGCGTCCCGCCGCCTCCGAAGGTCTGCGCAGCCTCACCCTGCCGCTTGATCCGTATGCCGTAGCGCACCTTCCTCGGTATCTCGACCGAACCCTTGTCACTGCGCAGCACGCGCGGTTCGGACACGGCCTTCTGTACCCGGGTGTCCGTGGAGGACAGGAACGGTTGCGCGTTCGCCGTCACCGCCCCGCCGAGCCACACACCGGGAACCACCGGCGCCAGCCCGAACGCCATGAAGTTGACACCCTTGCCGGCCGAGCGGCCCGAGCTGTGGCTCACCGCACCCGAGGTGTTGTGCTGGGTGTCCACCTTGACGCCGGCTCCCTCGGCCAGGCGCACGGCCTGGGCCGCCTGCCGGGGGCCGGGCTCCGTGCGGGGAGCGGAGCTGCCGTGGCCGTCGTGGTCGTCGGCCCGCTCCTTGCCCGTGGTCCCGGCGCTCTCCACCCTGGCATGGAGGGCGGCCATGGACTCGGCCTGTTCGGCCGCGGCCGCCCGCGCCTTCGCCGCCCCGGGGGAGACGAAGGTCTCGGGCAGGTCGGCGCTGTCCCGGGAGACGGTGACGGTGACGTCGTACCACCCCTTCCCCTCCGGTCCCTCGACGGTGAAGGAGCGGCCCTGCCCGTAGAACGTCTCGGGGCGCCCGGCCAGCTCCTCGCGGATCTCCGCCACCGTGCCGTCGGAGCGTCCGACGATCGTCCCGAGGGTGGTGGAGACGAACTCGTGCCCGGTCAGCCGGTACGCCGTGGAGAGGCCCGGAGCCCGTAACTCCCGCAGATACGGGGGCAGTCCGAGGGGCACATGGGCCGTGGCCGGGGCGGCGCCGGACGGCGGGGGTCCCGGCCGACGCGCCGGGCGGCCCGAACGTGCCGTGGTGGGCCGCGGGGGAGTGGTCCTTGTTCCTTCCCCGGTCTCGGTTCCTTCCCCGGTCTCGTCCTCCTCACGGAGGGCGGGCAGCACCGTGGGCAGCTTGGTGGCGGCTCCGCTCTCCGGCAGCTCCTCGACCGTGGCCGGGACGGCGGGCCCGGCACGCGGAGGAAGCCCGGATCCGGCCAGGCCTTCGAGCGCCGGGGACCGCCCGCGCAGTGCGCGCGCCGTCGCGGCGTTCCCCGCGGACCTCTGCAGGGCCAGCAGAGTCTGGGGAGTCATACCGGGGGCCGTCGTCGCGGACGGCGGGCGCGCCGCCGGGGTTTCGCCGCCGCTCCTGGCGGAGGTTTCCGCACCGACCGGCCCTCGGCCGTGGTCGCCCGCACCGCCGTTTCCGCCCGACGTCTGCCGCTGCCTGCGCACTGTGAGCCGTCCCCGTCGCGGGGTGGCAACCCAGCCCCATCGGATCCATCCGCTCGGGAGCGTAACCACCACGGCGGCCACCCGGGGAGCAAGATCACGGACTCTGGCGGATGGACGTCCGCCGACCACCGAGGGGTCGACGGGAGTACACCCGGGCTCCATGTCCGGTGTCCGCGCGGTCACTTCGACCAGGGTGGAAAGCCGTTGCCGCCCGCCGGCCGCGGCACCCACTGTGGCGGTGTTCGACAACGAACCACCACCCACAGGGGGATCTCTCATGCGCCGTATCCCGGCAGTCGTCGCCACCTGCGCCGCGACACTCGCCTTCCTCGCCCCGGCGGGCATGGCCGCCGCCGCGCAGGCCGCGCCCGCCGAGCAGTCGTACACCGTCGTGCCGTACGAGAACGTCAACGTCCGCCAGCTGCCGACCAAGGACAGCGCCTTTCTGGCCACCCTGACCGCGGGCCGGTCCTACCAGGCCTACTGCTGGACGCACGGCCAGACCGTCACGGACCACGGCTACACGAACGACATCTGGATCGGGTTCGCCGACGGTTACAGCAGCGCGGTCTACTTCAAGGGCGACCAGTACGCCAACCTGCCCGCCTCCAACCAGTGCTGAGCCGGGAGACCCGCATGCCGACCAGGCGGCTCACGGCCCGCGCAGCCGTCGCCGGTGCCGCACTCGCACTCGGACTCCTGATGGCCCCGGCCGCCTCGGCGGCGCGGGCCGAGCACACCAGAACCGTTGCCTCCGACACGTACACGGTCACAGCCCGTACGGACACGTCCGTCTACGCCGGTCCCAGCACCTCGTACCCGCGCAGGGGGTCGCTGCGCGCCGGCCACACCTACCCCGCCGACTGCTGGCTCATGGGCGATGTCGTGGCCGGCAACGGGGGGACGAGCGGCGTCTGGATCCACGTCCTGGGCGACAAGGACACCGGCGCCGGCTTCGTCAACGTCGTGTTCCTGCAAGGGGACGACCACGCGGGACTGCCCGCCTCGGCCCGCTGCTGACCTCACGCGAACGGGCCTGTGCGAAGGGCCCTTGAAGCGGGGCGCCCGCGCGGCTCAGCCCTTGTCGGCGCGCAGCGCGGCGAGGGCCCGGTCGGCGTGGGCGCTCATGCGCAGTTCGCTGCGGACGACCTCCAGGACCGTACGGTCCCGGCCGATGACGAAGGTGACGCGCTTGGTCGGGGCCAGCGAGAAGCCGCGCTTGACGCCGAACCGTTCGCGGACCGTCCCGTCGACATCGGACAGCAGCGGGAAGCCCAGGCCGTTGCGCCCGGCGAACTCCTGCTGCCGGTCGACGGTGTCACCGCTGATGCCCACCGGCCGCGCGCCGGCGGCGGCGAACTCGGCTGCCAGATCGCGGAAGTGGCACGCTTCGGCGGTGCACCCCGCCGTGAGGGCGGCGGGGTAGAAGAACACCACCACCGGTCCGTCGTCGAGCAGTTCGGACAGCCGCCGGTCCGTGCCCGTCTCGTCGGGGAGGACGAAGTCCTCCACCTTGTCGCCCACTTCGACCGTACGTGTCATGACCGGCCCTCCCCACTCCTCGCGACGCCGCGTGCCCACAGCACCAGCGGTACCTGCAACGGAAGCCGGGCGAGTGCCGCGGCCTTGAGCGGCGCGGGACGGTGACGCCAGTCCACGGCCATCTGCACATTGGCGGGGAACACCCCGACGAAGAACGCGGCCGTGGCGAGCGCGGCGGCACGCCGTGTCCGGGGCAGCGCCACCCCGGCGGCCAGCGCCAGTTCGGCGGCCCCGCTCACATACGTCCAGGTGCGGGGCGATCCCGGCAGAGCGCGCGGAATCGTCGCGTCGAACTGCTTGGGTGTCACGAAGTGACCGACCCCCGCGGTCGCCAGCAGACCGGCGAGCAACAGGGCTGAGCGTTCCGACCGTGGCACGGTTCCTCCTCCTGGGGCCTCCGCGAGATATTACTGGACGGTAAGAGGAGGTGCGGAGGGCGGTTCCGTACGGTCGAACGGATCTGTCGCCTCGTCAGTGTGCGGCGCGGACGCCGTCGAGGGCGACGGTCAGGACGCGGTCGCGCTGGGCGTCGTCGAGGAAGTTCGTCGAAGTGATCCCGGCGACCATGCGCAGGAGGTCGTCGAAGTCCATGTCCGTGCGGGCCTCGCCGGCCTTCTGCGCCCGCTCGAACAGCGGTCCGCCCGCCTGGTACATCGAGTCCCGGCAGGCCAGGAAGATCTCCGACTCGTTGTCGAGCGCCTCACGGATGGCCCGCTTGGTCACGGTGTAGTCCACGAACCGGCGCAGCCACGAGGTCAGCGCCGCCCAGGGTTCCTGGGTGGCGACGTCCCGCGCCATCCGGCACAGGGCGTCCACCTCGTCCGCGTAGACGCTCTCGAAGAGATGGCGGCGAGTGGGGAAGTTCCGGTAGAGCGTGCCGATGCCCACCCCCGCACGACGGGCGATGTCCTCCAGGGACGCCTCCGCGCCCTTCTCCGCGAACGCCTCACGCGCGGCGGCCAGCAGGGCGTCGTAGTTGCGAGCGGCGTCCTTTCGGTGCGGACGCTGGGACGCCACGATCCCGCTGATGGAGAGCGGCTGGGCCGTCACGAGTGCCTCCCGGCAGCGAAGAGGTTGTACCGGAGGTGAGCCTCCGGTACAGTGGAGGTATACCTCCACTTTAGCAGTCGGGGCTACGTTCCCGTCGTTGCGTGCGGCCGCACGCGACGACGACGTGCCCGTGCCCCCTGTTGACGGGCAGTGGGCCCTGTGCCGCCCGCGCCGCCCGTCCGTCCCTTCTCTCCCCCGCGACCGCTCCGTGCGCTCGCCCCACGCTCACGGCCGCCCGTCGGCCATCCCTGCCGTACGACCACGGCCGCATCCTGTTCCGAGAGGCTTTTCCATGCCCAGGAAGTCCACCCGCCTCACCTTCGCGGTCCTCGCGACCGGCGCGGGGGTGTTCTCCATGCTCCAGTCGTTGATCGCGCCGGCCCTGCCGACCGTCCAGCACGCGATGCACACCTCGCAGTCCACCGTGACCTGGGTGATGACGGCGTACCTGCTGTCCGCGTCCGTCTTCACCCCGATCCTCGGCCGGGTCGGGGACCTCGTCGGCAAGAAGCGCACCCTTGTCGCCGTCCTCGTGACCGTGACGCTCGGCTGTCTGCTCGCCGCGCTCGCGCCCTCCATCGGCGTACTGATCATCGCCCGGGTCGTCCAGGGCATAGGCGGCGCACTGTTCCCGCTGTCCTTCGGCATCATCCGGGACGAGTTCACCGCGGCCGAGGTCGGCCCGAGCATCAGCAACCTGTCCGCCGTGATCGCGGCGGGCGGCGGCGTCGGCCTGGTGGCGGCCGGTCCCATCGTGTCGGCCCTCGACTACAAGTGGCTGTTCTGGCTGCCGGTCGGCGTGGTCGCGGTGACCACCCTGATCGCGCTGCGCTGTGTTCCCGAGTCCCCGAAGCGCGCCGAGGGGCGCGTCAGCTGGCTCGGCGCCGTACTGCTCTCCGGCTGGCTGGTGGCCCTGCTGCTGCCGCTCAGCCAGGCGACCCACTGGGGCTGGGGATCGGACCGGGTGATCGGCCTGTTCGTCGCCGCCGTGGTGCTCTTCGCGCTGTGGCTGTACGCCGAGGCCCGCTCCAGCAGCCCGCTGATCGACCTGAACG
It encodes:
- a CDS encoding SH3 domain-containing protein, with the protein product MRRIPAVVATCAATLAFLAPAGMAAAAQAAPAEQSYTVVPYENVNVRQLPTKDSAFLATLTAGRSYQAYCWTHGQTVTDHGYTNDIWIGFADGYSSAVYFKGDQYANLPASNQC
- a CDS encoding peroxiredoxin produces the protein MTRTVEVGDKVEDFVLPDETGTDRRLSELLDDGPVVVFFYPAALTAGCTAEACHFRDLAAEFAAAGARPVGISGDTVDRQQEFAGRNGLGFPLLSDVDGTVRERFGVKRGFSLAPTKRVTFVIGRDRTVLEVVRSELRMSAHADRALAALRADKG
- a CDS encoding MauE/DoxX family redox-associated membrane protein, whose amino-acid sequence is MPRSERSALLLAGLLATAGVGHFVTPKQFDATIPRALPGSPRTWTYVSGAAELALAAGVALPRTRRAAALATAAFFVGVFPANVQMAVDWRHRPAPLKAAALARLPLQVPLVLWARGVARSGEGRS
- a CDS encoding TetR/AcrR family transcriptional regulator — protein: MTAQPLSISGIVASQRPHRKDAARNYDALLAAAREAFAEKGAEASLEDIARRAGVGIGTLYRNFPTRRHLFESVYADEVDALCRMARDVATQEPWAALTSWLRRFVDYTVTKRAIREALDNESEIFLACRDSMYQAGGPLFERAQKAGEARTDMDFDDLLRMVAGITSTNFLDDAQRDRVLTVALDGVRAAH
- a CDS encoding MFS transporter; this encodes MPRKSTRLTFAVLATGAGVFSMLQSLIAPALPTVQHAMHTSQSTVTWVMTAYLLSASVFTPILGRVGDLVGKKRTLVAVLVTVTLGCLLAALAPSIGVLIIARVVQGIGGALFPLSFGIIRDEFTAAEVGPSISNLSAVIAAGGGVGLVAAGPIVSALDYKWLFWLPVGVVAVTTLIALRCVPESPKRAEGRVSWLGAVLLSGWLVALLLPLSQATHWGWGSDRVIGLFVAAVVLFALWLYAEARSSSPLIDLNVMRLPAVWTTNAAALLFGAGMYAIWSFLPGFVQTPRSAGYGFGASVTGAGLLMLPMLIAMFCSGVLSGRLEPVLGAKRLLTTGAALGAVACGFLAAWHDQQWQVAFAAGVFGLGIGLAFASMANLIVGSVPAEQTGAATGMNANIRTIGGSIGAAVTSVLVTGRLQPSGLPYGSGYTHGFSLLALLCLGAALAALLVPARRTGRMPGARAVSDPPSTEAEAVVSGARN